The genomic stretch ACCTGCATGCAGGCGCCGGCTGCAGCTCGCCAACAGGGTGAACGGTGTTTTAGACACAGCCGGGCATATTTCATTATCCGGTATTCTTGCTATCACGATTTTTCTTGGAGGATTTGGATCGCCTCTTGAAGAAGAGGAGAATGCAGCCCAGCCTCCCCTAACAAGCAAGGGCAGTGGAGACAACATCTAGTCTCGTCTCATAATGAACTAAAGATGAAGGAGATCAACATGTCTTCTAGCACTATATATTAACGTACGGAATTGGGAGTGTTTACAATAATCTGTGTTAGCTAGAACTTGATGCGATCCACTACGCCACTATAGGAATCACGCCGGGATTTTTTTCCCACATGAATGTTATTTTTAGTAACACCAAGTTTAATCTAATGTTTTGTTGGTATATagaatttctttctttttgttgttaGTTGCTAGTTGTATCTATTCTTCAAGCAAAAAACGAGGAGGAATTTACCTACGACTTGCAGTGTCTATGGAGTTGTGTCAATGCTGCAATAACATCCGCTCAAACAAAGATGAATTTCAATAAAAAAATTGTAGTAGTAATCAAGCATCACAGTCAGAATGCAATATATAGAAAACCACACTAAATTTGTCAAGGAAAAACTCGGTGCAAACTCTTCATCATCACATTCACCATGAAGCTAGCTAAAAACTTTAAACGAGAACTGGGATTCTACCCATCTGTATGATGGGTCATGGGTGGCACAACTTTCATTTATTCAGAAACAGATATAGAGACAGAAAGACGGTGATTTACTTCATAAGAAAACTGATATACACAATTTCTATTCCATGGTTGACCTTGTTCTAAGCTTGCAGCGAGGTCAGGTTCGTCGGAAGCTCGATCCACATCGCACGGTGACAGCTATCGCGTGTCGCGGCTGATAAAGTACGGGGAACCTTTTTGCCACGTTGCGCCAGAGAGAGACATACGGGAAAGAACTCTATCACCAGTCTTCCAGGTCATCATGAAAGTCAGTGACCGATTAGCACGGATGACAACCCATCTCATCGCAGCTTCTCATATTAACTGCcacttttcttcttcctcttcttcacctgTTGTTGAAAAACACTGCCCCACAGGCAATGACCACAATCACGGCACGCACCCCCTGCATTGCATCCATCAGTCGCCAAATTAATGGCAGACACCCTGAGAGAACATGGACCAGAGGACACAAGAGGTCAACATGACTTACCTGGTTAATCAACCACCCATTCAACACCGGAGACTGCCGTGCCGAAAATGCCGCGTCCCTCATGTCATCCCCGCTCTTGTTCTGCTCaacattttttttaataatatatGTCAACAGAAGCTAAAAGGAGTACATCGAGAACCAAGACTTAACATCTACTACATAGgtttgttttcgtacctctttagtTTCTTCCCTTGCATTCGGTTCTATGTTCCTCACTGAATTGAGGTGCTCGAGGTCAACAAGGTTTCTCAGTTGTCTGCTCGCGGTTGTAATGCAGACATGCGGGTGGATCCAGGTGATGCTGGAAGCCGCAGCCAAACGGTCCGTCTGCTGCTGCTCGGGCGGGTAGGCACCGATGGAGCGACTGCGATGCTTTTCTGCAGAACGGATCAAACCATTGTCTCCCATGCTCGTCTTAGCTGTTCTCTCGCGCCTACTGGAGCTTCGTCTTCGGCTTTCAGATGTACTTGACACACCCGTCTGTCTAGATGTGGCTGGTTTCTTCTTGCCAAACATAACCTGCTTTCCCGACCTCGAACTTGAAACTGTATCGGCAGAAGTAATGGTCACTTTGCCTGATGTTCCGGCCGAAAGATCTCTCTGCGTACTCAGTGATGCGCCACGAGTATGAGGCTTGATGGAAGAGTTGGTGGAAGTCTCTGAAGAAACTGACACCCCTTCTAAAGAGCTTTCTGATTTTATCCTTGGGATCGAATGCGGAGCCTGCAATCAAAGGAAAGATGGGTTAGGATTAGGTCCTGTGCATTTTTCCTAGTCTCTATTTTGCACATGTATATATATAACTGAGACCCGTTTTGGCAACGGAGTAAGGTAATCAGGGTTTCATTTTCAAGAATGTGAACAGAATTTAGGCAACAATACTGGGATGAGTATAAAACCTGCGGAGAGCTGCTTTCAAAGGCAGTTATCATCTTCTTCACTGCACTACTTAATCTACTCTCTTTGCCCTGACCTTTCTTGGAGTCAATATCAATGGGGCCTTCAAGCGCTAGGTCATTTGAACCTATCGCGCGGGAACCTAAACTTGCTACAGAGGGGACATAGCTGTCTTTCAAATCA from Lolium rigidum isolate FL_2022 chromosome 4, APGP_CSIRO_Lrig_0.1, whole genome shotgun sequence encodes the following:
- the LOC124706895 gene encoding uncharacterized protein LOC124706895 isoform X1 yields the protein MPGSIQISDIQPPVTAPLFLQVIVGKREYSGNIGQDGFSFPVTSLRDSLVMTLYDADKDLVSKTEVNTRAIVELGTMDAVFSLDSGGTIILQLRFVLSDEDRKRIQEMRNSVVKRKQQELLGNGHELYFQDIPLSTEQAEEISDIASKGDHLMLRKSMKLDDLKERDASSVVSVALPNEHSEEISDIASKGDQLTLRKSLSLDDLKDSYVPSVASLGSRAIGSNDLALEGPIDIDSKKGQGKESRLSSAVKKMITAFESSSPQAPHSIPRIKSESSLEGVSVSSETSTNSSIKPHTRGASLSTQRDLSAGTSGKVTITSADTVSSSRSGKQVMFGKKKPATSRQTGVSSTSESRRRSSSRRERTAKTSMGDNGLIRSAEKHRSRSIGAYPPEQQQTDRLAAASSITWIHPHVCITTASRQLRNLVDLEHLNSVRNIEPNAREETKENKSGDDMRDAAFSARQSPVLNGWLINQGVRAVIVVIACGAVFFNNR
- the LOC124706895 gene encoding uncharacterized protein LOC124706895 isoform X2; its protein translation is MVSLFTSLRDSLVMTLYDADKDLVSKTEVNTRAIVELGTMDAVFSLDSGGTIILQLRFVLSDEDRKRIQEMRNSVVKRKQQELLGNGHELYFQDIPLSTEQAEEISDIASKGDHLMLRKSMKLDDLKERDASSVVSVALPNEHSEEISDIASKGDQLTLRKSLSLDDLKDSYVPSVASLGSRAIGSNDLALEGPIDIDSKKGQGKESRLSSAVKKMITAFESSSPQAPHSIPRIKSESSLEGVSVSSETSTNSSIKPHTRGASLSTQRDLSAGTSGKVTITSADTVSSSRSGKQVMFGKKKPATSRQTGVSSTSESRRRSSSRRERTAKTSMGDNGLIRSAEKHRSRSIGAYPPEQQQTDRLAAASSITWIHPHVCITTASRQLRNLVDLEHLNSVRNIEPNAREETKENKSGDDMRDAAFSARQSPVLNGWLINQGVRAVIVVIACGAVFFNNR
- the LOC124706895 gene encoding uncharacterized protein LOC124706895 isoform X3; the protein is MDAVFSLDSGGTIILQLRFVLSDEDRKRIQEMRNSVVKRKQQELLGNGHELYFQDIPLSTEQAEEISDIASKGDHLMLRKSMKLDDLKERDASSVVSVALPNEHSEEISDIASKGDQLTLRKSLSLDDLKDSYVPSVASLGSRAIGSNDLALEGPIDIDSKKGQGKESRLSSAVKKMITAFESSSPQAPHSIPRIKSESSLEGVSVSSETSTNSSIKPHTRGASLSTQRDLSAGTSGKVTITSADTVSSSRSGKQVMFGKKKPATSRQTGVSSTSESRRRSSSRRERTAKTSMGDNGLIRSAEKHRSRSIGAYPPEQQQTDRLAAASSITWIHPHVCITTASRQLRNLVDLEHLNSVRNIEPNAREETKENKSGDDMRDAAFSARQSPVLNGWLINQGVRAVIVVIACGAVFFNNR